Proteins found in one Actinokineospora alba genomic segment:
- a CDS encoding hemolysin family protein, with protein MTGPLISVLGLLAVFALTLGTALFVAAEFSLTTLERSQVDHHAEEVGDRRALAIQKAHRTLSFQLSGAQLGITITTLITGYIAEPALAQLIEPLLALIGLPKGAADVVAITIALIVATSLSMVFGELVPKNLAIARPLPTARAVAGPQAVFSSGLRWLINALNGSANWVVRRLGVEPQEELRSARSPDELGGLVRSSEAKGTLDTGTAALLSRSLRFGDRTADELMTPRVQVQALRADATVLDLIALARATGFSRFPVHGGDLDEIRGVVHVKQVFGVPHAMRATTKAASLARPVPTVPETLDGDVLLDRLRGSGLQVAVVVDEYGGTAGLVTLEDLIEEIVGDVRDEHDRGEVNPVRPLGKDSWMVSGLLRDDELAEATGFRMPTGDYETVAGFILNRLGRIPSVNDELRYDDWLITVMRMDRHRIAELRVAKVREVTA; from the coding sequence GTGACCGGTCCCCTGATCAGCGTCCTCGGCCTGCTGGCCGTTTTCGCGCTCACTCTCGGGACGGCGCTCTTCGTCGCCGCCGAGTTCTCCCTCACGACCCTGGAACGCAGCCAGGTCGACCACCACGCCGAGGAAGTCGGCGACCGGCGCGCGCTGGCCATTCAGAAGGCCCACCGGACCCTGTCGTTCCAGCTTTCCGGCGCGCAGTTGGGCATCACGATCACCACGCTGATCACCGGTTACATCGCCGAGCCCGCGCTCGCGCAGCTCATCGAGCCGCTGCTCGCGCTGATCGGCCTGCCCAAGGGCGCGGCCGACGTGGTGGCGATCACCATTGCCCTGATCGTGGCGACGTCGCTGTCGATGGTGTTCGGCGAGCTGGTCCCGAAGAACCTCGCCATCGCCCGCCCGCTGCCGACCGCGCGCGCCGTCGCCGGTCCGCAGGCCGTGTTCTCCTCGGGACTGCGGTGGCTGATCAACGCCCTCAACGGCTCGGCGAACTGGGTGGTGCGCAGGCTCGGCGTCGAGCCCCAGGAGGAGCTGCGGTCGGCCCGCTCCCCCGATGAGCTGGGCGGCCTGGTCCGCTCCAGCGAGGCCAAGGGGACGCTCGACACCGGCACCGCGGCGCTGCTGAGCCGATCGCTGCGCTTCGGCGACCGCACGGCCGACGAGCTGATGACCCCGCGCGTGCAGGTGCAGGCGCTGCGCGCGGACGCGACGGTGCTCGATTTGATTGCGCTCGCGCGCGCGACCGGGTTCTCGCGGTTCCCGGTGCACGGCGGCGACCTCGACGAGATCCGCGGCGTGGTGCACGTCAAGCAGGTCTTCGGTGTCCCGCACGCGATGCGCGCGACGACGAAGGCCGCGTCGCTGGCCCGCCCGGTGCCCACGGTGCCGGAGACGCTCGACGGCGACGTCCTGCTCGACCGGCTGCGCGGTTCCGGTCTGCAGGTCGCGGTCGTGGTCGACGAGTACGGCGGCACCGCCGGGCTGGTCACCTTGGAAGACCTGATCGAGGAGATCGTCGGCGATGTGCGCGACGAGCACGACCGCGGCGAGGTCAACCCGGTTCGCCCGCTGGGCAAGGACAGCTGGATGGTGTCCGGCCTGCTGCGCGACGACGAACTGGCCGAGGCGACCGGTTTCCGGATGCCCACGGGCGACTACGAAACGGTGGCGGGGTTCATCCTCAACCGCCTTGGAAGGATCCCGTCGGTGAACGACGAGCTGCGCTATGACGACTGGCTCATCACGGTGATGCGGATGGACCGCCACCGCATCGCCGAGCTGCGGGTCGCCAAGGTGCGCGAGGTGACCGCATGA
- a CDS encoding aconitate hydratase, translated as MTTASKDSFGARATLNVGDASYEVFRLDAVEGSERLPYSLKILLENLLRTEDGANITADHVRALANWDPAAEPSTEIQFTPGRVVMQDFTGVPCVVDLATMREAVTTLGGDPSKVNPLAPAELVIDHSVIADIFGRPDAFETNVDLEYQRNKERYQFLRWGQTAFDEFKVVPPGTGIVHQVNIEHLARVVMTRNGQAYPDTLVGTDSHTTMVNGLGVLGWGVGGIEAEAAMLGQPVSMLIPRVVGFKLHGELPAGATATDLVLTITEMLRKQGVVGKFVEFYGSGVSAVPLANRATIGNMSPEFGSTAAMFPIDAETIEYLRFTGRSADQVALVEAYAKEQGLWHDPSIEPVFSETLELDLATIVPSIAGPKRPQDRIQLTDAKAAFRAALGTYAPATDTTSTVDEASEESFPASDSPAFAASGNGSSGKPFDSHSAAATAEGRVSKPTTVTLDGQTFELDHGAVAIAAITSCTNTSNPSVMIGAALLAKKAVERGLNRKPWVKTTLAPGSKVVMDYYDRAGLTPYLDKLGFNLVGYGCTTCIGNSGPLQDEISAGVQESDLAVVSVLSGNRNFEGRINPDIKMNYLASPPLVVAYALAGSMDIDITTEPLGIGSDGQPVHLADIWPTPQEISDTIASAMSAESFASSYKDVFAGDERWQSLPTPTGKTFEWDPQSTYVRKPPYFEGMTMETTPVTDIEGARVLAVLGDSVTTDHISPAGAIKADTPAGKYLTEHGVERRDFNSYGSRRGNHEVMIRGTFANIRLRNMLLDDVQGGYTRDFTKNGEQAFIYDAAENYAAAGIGLVILAGKEYGSGSSRDWAAKGTSLLGVRAVIAESFERIHRSNLIGMGVLPLQFPQGETAASLGLDGTETFAITGVTALNDGETPRTVKVSATKADGSTVEFDGLVRIDTPGEADYYRNGGIMQYVLRKMVNS; from the coding sequence GTGACTACTGCTAGCAAGGACAGCTTCGGCGCCCGTGCCACGCTGAACGTCGGTGATGCCTCATATGAGGTATTCCGGCTGGACGCGGTGGAGGGTTCCGAGCGCCTGCCCTACAGCCTCAAGATCCTGCTGGAGAACCTGCTCCGCACCGAGGACGGCGCGAACATCACCGCCGACCACGTGCGCGCCCTGGCGAACTGGGACCCGGCGGCCGAGCCGTCGACGGAGATCCAGTTCACGCCGGGCCGCGTGGTCATGCAGGACTTCACCGGCGTCCCCTGCGTCGTCGACCTCGCCACCATGCGCGAGGCCGTCACCACGCTGGGCGGCGACCCGAGCAAGGTCAACCCGCTGGCCCCGGCCGAGCTGGTCATCGACCACTCGGTGATCGCCGACATCTTCGGCCGCCCGGACGCCTTCGAGACCAACGTCGACCTGGAGTACCAGCGCAACAAGGAGCGCTACCAGTTCCTGCGCTGGGGCCAGACCGCGTTCGACGAGTTCAAGGTCGTCCCCCCGGGCACCGGCATCGTCCACCAGGTCAACATCGAGCACCTCGCGCGCGTCGTGATGACCCGCAACGGTCAGGCCTACCCCGACACCCTCGTCGGCACCGACTCGCACACCACCATGGTCAACGGCCTGGGCGTGCTGGGCTGGGGCGTCGGCGGCATCGAGGCCGAGGCCGCGATGCTCGGCCAGCCGGTCTCCATGCTGATCCCGCGCGTGGTCGGCTTCAAGCTCCACGGCGAGCTGCCCGCGGGCGCCACCGCCACCGACCTGGTCCTCACGATCACCGAGATGCTGCGCAAGCAGGGCGTCGTCGGCAAGTTCGTCGAGTTCTACGGCTCCGGCGTCTCGGCCGTCCCGCTGGCCAACCGCGCCACCATCGGCAACATGAGCCCGGAGTTCGGCTCCACCGCGGCGATGTTCCCGATCGACGCGGAGACCATCGAGTACCTGCGCTTCACCGGCCGCTCCGCCGACCAGGTCGCACTGGTCGAGGCGTACGCCAAGGAGCAGGGCCTCTGGCATGACCCGTCCATCGAGCCGGTCTTCTCCGAGACCCTCGAACTGGACCTGGCCACGATCGTCCCCTCGATCGCAGGCCCGAAGCGCCCGCAGGACCGCATCCAGCTCACCGACGCGAAGGCCGCCTTCCGCGCCGCGCTGGGCACCTACGCCCCGGCCACGGACACCACGTCCACTGTGGACGAGGCGTCGGAGGAGTCCTTCCCGGCCAGCGACTCCCCCGCGTTCGCCGCGAGCGGCAACGGGTCGTCGGGCAAGCCGTTCGACTCGCACTCGGCCGCCGCGACCGCCGAGGGCCGGGTCTCCAAGCCGACCACGGTCACCCTCGACGGCCAGACCTTCGAGCTCGACCACGGCGCCGTCGCGATCGCCGCGATCACCTCGTGCACCAACACTTCGAACCCGTCGGTCATGATCGGCGCGGCGCTGCTGGCGAAGAAGGCCGTCGAGCGTGGCCTCAACCGCAAGCCGTGGGTCAAGACCACGCTGGCGCCGGGGTCCAAGGTCGTCATGGACTACTACGACCGCGCGGGCCTCACCCCGTACCTGGACAAGCTCGGCTTCAACCTGGTCGGCTACGGCTGCACCACCTGCATCGGCAACTCCGGCCCGCTGCAGGACGAGATCTCCGCGGGTGTGCAGGAATCCGATCTCGCCGTCGTGTCGGTGCTCTCGGGCAACCGCAACTTCGAGGGCCGGATCAACCCGGACATCAAGATGAACTACCTCGCGTCCCCGCCGCTGGTGGTGGCGTACGCGCTGGCCGGGTCGATGGACATCGACATCACCACCGAGCCGCTCGGCATCGGGTCCGACGGTCAGCCGGTGCACCTCGCCGACATCTGGCCGACGCCGCAGGAGATCTCCGACACCATCGCCTCGGCGATGTCGGCGGAGAGCTTCGCCAGCAGCTACAAGGATGTCTTCGCAGGCGACGAGCGCTGGCAGTCGCTGCCGACGCCGACCGGCAAGACCTTCGAGTGGGACCCGCAGTCCACCTACGTCCGCAAGCCCCCTTACTTCGAGGGCATGACGATGGAGACCACCCCCGTCACCGACATCGAGGGCGCGCGCGTCCTCGCGGTGCTGGGCGACTCGGTCACCACCGACCACATCTCTCCGGCCGGTGCCATCAAGGCGGACACACCCGCGGGCAAGTACCTCACCGAGCACGGCGTGGAGCGCAGGGACTTCAACTCCTACGGTTCGCGGCGCGGCAACCACGAGGTGATGATCCGCGGCACCTTCGCGAACATCCGCCTGCGCAACATGCTGCTCGATGATGTCCAGGGTGGCTACACCCGCGACTTCACCAAGAACGGCGAGCAGGCCTTCATCTACGACGCGGCGGAGAACTACGCGGCGGCGGGGATCGGCCTGGTCATCCTGGCGGGCAAGGAGTACGGCTCGGGTTCGTCGCGCGACTGGGCGGCCAAGGGCACCTCGCTGCTCGGTGTCCGCGCGGTCATCGCGGAGTCCTTCGAGCGCATCCACCGGTCGAACCTGATCGGCATGGGCGTGCTGCCGCTGCAGTTCCCGCAGGGCGAGACCGCCGCGTCACTGGGCCTCGACGGCACCGAGACGTTCGCGATCACGGGCGTCACCGCGCTCAACGACGGCGAGACCCCGCGCACCGTCAAGGTTTCGGCCACGAAGGCGGATGGCTCCACTGTGGAGTTCGACGGCCTCGTGCGCATCGACACCCCCGGTGAGGCGGACTACTACCGCAACGGCGGCATCATGCAGTACGTGCTGCGCAAGATGGTCAACAGCTAG
- a CDS encoding 3-methyladenine DNA glycosylase, protein MIVLDETEWHARRDAHVERMRAWTEPHQARRARGEKHPVLDFLFTYYSHRPAHLERWHPGAGVVLAGESARAYLRWPAYTATDSGVTVNLAALPESRRRSARFIRDLLAATVSRPPRLGCFGLHEWAMVYRQPESEIRHVDWPLRLGAAGTDEVVETQTIKCSHFDAFRFFTEPARPLNTLEPSRDRQIAMEQPGCLHATMDLFKWAYKLDPYTPSDLLADCFDLASDVRELDMRASPYDLSPLGYEPVRIETERGRAEYARRQAEFVRRAEPLRFKLIALCDLLLESSTHS, encoded by the coding sequence ATGATCGTGCTCGACGAGACGGAATGGCACGCGCGACGCGACGCGCATGTCGAGCGGATGCGCGCGTGGACCGAGCCGCACCAGGCGCGGCGGGCGCGCGGCGAGAAGCACCCGGTGCTGGACTTCCTGTTCACCTACTACTCGCACCGGCCCGCGCACCTGGAGCGGTGGCACCCGGGTGCTGGTGTGGTGCTGGCGGGCGAGTCGGCGCGGGCGTACCTGCGCTGGCCCGCCTACACCGCCACCGACTCGGGCGTGACGGTCAACCTCGCCGCGCTGCCGGAGTCCCGGCGGCGCAGTGCCCGGTTCATCCGGGACCTGCTCGCGGCCACGGTGTCGCGGCCGCCTCGGCTGGGCTGCTTCGGGCTGCACGAGTGGGCGATGGTCTACCGGCAGCCGGAGTCGGAGATCCGGCACGTCGACTGGCCGCTGCGGCTCGGGGCGGCGGGCACCGACGAGGTCGTCGAGACGCAGACGATCAAGTGCAGCCACTTCGACGCGTTCCGGTTCTTCACCGAGCCCGCGCGGCCGCTCAACACCCTGGAGCCGAGCCGGGACCGGCAGATCGCGATGGAGCAGCCGGGCTGTCTACACGCGACGATGGATTTGTTCAAGTGGGCGTACAAGCTCGATCCGTACACCCCGTCGGACCTGCTGGCCGACTGTTTCGACCTGGCTTCGGACGTGCGTGAGCTGGACATGCGGGCGAGCCCGTACGACCTGTCCCCGCTGGGCTACGAGCCGGTGCGGATCGAAACCGAGCGTGGCCGCGCCGAGTACGCGCGCAGGCAGGCGGAGTTCGTCCGGCGCGCCGAGCCCTTGCGGTTCAAGCTGATCGCGCTGTGCGACCTCCTACTGGAGAGTTCTACTCACAGTTAG
- the egtD gene encoding L-histidine N(alpha)-methyltransferase: protein MVVEVHLPEDHAARALAADVRAGLTATPKSLPPKWFYDTRGSELFEQITTLPEYYPTRAEREILAARAGEIASVTGAHTLVELGSGSSEKTRLLLDALRDGGSLSQIVVLDVSESALREASAALGEEYPEVGVNGVVGDFTEHLGLLPGEPARLVVFLGGTIGNLLPEERKVFLASIREVLKPGEWLLLGTDLVKDEATVVAAYDDAAGVTAEFNKNVLHVLNRELTADFDVEAFEHVALWDAKNEWIEMRLRSTKAQRARIAALDMDVDFAEGEELRTEISAKFRREGVAKELAAAGFALTQWWTDEQGRFALSLARAD, encoded by the coding sequence ATCGTCGTCGAAGTACACCTGCCAGAAGACCACGCCGCCCGCGCACTCGCCGCCGACGTCCGCGCGGGATTGACCGCCACGCCGAAATCCTTGCCTCCCAAGTGGTTTTACGACACCCGGGGCAGCGAACTGTTCGAACAGATCACCACGCTGCCGGAGTACTACCCGACCCGCGCGGAACGCGAGATCCTCGCCGCCCGCGCGGGCGAGATCGCCTCGGTGACCGGCGCGCACACGTTGGTGGAGCTGGGCTCGGGCTCCTCGGAGAAGACCCGACTGCTCCTCGACGCCCTGCGTGACGGAGGGAGTTTGTCGCAGATCGTCGTCCTGGACGTCTCGGAGTCGGCGCTGCGCGAGGCTTCGGCGGCCCTGGGGGAGGAGTACCCGGAGGTTGGGGTGAACGGGGTGGTCGGCGACTTCACCGAACACCTGGGTCTGCTTCCCGGCGAGCCCGCGCGGCTGGTCGTGTTCCTCGGCGGCACGATCGGCAACCTGCTGCCCGAGGAACGCAAGGTGTTCCTGGCGTCGATCCGCGAGGTCCTCAAGCCGGGGGAGTGGCTGCTGCTGGGCACCGACCTGGTCAAGGACGAAGCCACCGTGGTCGCCGCCTACGACGACGCGGCGGGTGTCACGGCGGAGTTCAACAAGAACGTCCTGCACGTCCTCAACCGCGAACTGACCGCCGACTTCGACGTCGAGGCGTTCGAACACGTGGCGCTCTGGGACGCGAAGAACGAGTGGATCGAGATGCGCCTGCGCTCGACCAAGGCACAGCGCGCCCGCATCGCCGCTTTGGACATGGACGTCGACTTCGCCGAGGGCGAGGAACTCCGCACGGAGATCTCCGCCAAGTTCCGCCGCGAAGGCGTGGCGAAGGAACTCGCGGCCGCCGGCTTCGCCCTGACCCAGTGGTGGACCGACGAACAAGGCCGCTTCGCCCTGTCGTTGGCCAGGGCGGACTAG
- a CDS encoding hemolysin family protein, translating into MTDVLALFATILLLLGNGFFVGAEFAIITARRDRLEALAHEGKHRAAVAIEAGQQLPLLIAGAQLGITVCSLGLGALSEPVIAGLLESPFHSLDIPPAVLHGVAFAIALGIVVTLHTVIGEMVPKNLAIAGPEGVAMALVPVHYAFCKLVRPVLALFTRASTFVLKLFKVEPRDEMETAYTRDELANLISESRREGLLDDSEHRRLTQTLSSAERTVADVMVPLDQLKTVPSPPTLGDIERAVAETGYSRFPVRMSDGSISGYVHVKDVLDQVDADPATRLPASRVRGLPQVPADSRVDEALSALRRAHSHLATAVAADRTVLGVVALEDLVEEYVGTVRDGTHIANGG; encoded by the coding sequence ATGACCGACGTCCTCGCGTTGTTCGCGACCATCCTTCTGTTGCTGGGCAACGGTTTCTTCGTCGGCGCCGAGTTCGCGATCATCACCGCCCGGCGCGACCGGCTCGAGGCGCTGGCCCACGAGGGCAAGCACCGCGCGGCCGTGGCGATCGAGGCGGGCCAGCAGCTGCCGCTGCTCATCGCGGGCGCGCAATTGGGGATCACGGTGTGCTCGCTGGGGCTGGGCGCCCTGTCCGAGCCGGTGATCGCCGGCCTGTTGGAGAGCCCGTTCCATTCCCTCGACATCCCGCCCGCGGTGCTGCACGGCGTCGCGTTCGCGATCGCCCTGGGCATCGTGGTCACGCTGCACACGGTGATCGGCGAGATGGTGCCGAAGAACCTGGCCATCGCGGGCCCGGAGGGTGTGGCGATGGCGTTGGTCCCGGTGCACTACGCGTTCTGCAAGCTGGTGCGGCCGGTGCTGGCGCTGTTCACGCGGGCGTCGACCTTCGTGCTCAAGCTGTTCAAGGTGGAGCCGCGCGACGAGATGGAGACCGCCTACACCCGCGACGAGCTGGCGAACCTGATCTCGGAGTCGCGGCGCGAGGGTCTGCTCGACGACTCCGAACACCGGCGGCTCACCCAGACGCTGTCCTCAGCCGAGCGGACCGTCGCCGACGTGATGGTGCCGTTGGACCAGCTCAAGACCGTGCCGTCGCCGCCGACCCTCGGCGACATCGAGCGCGCGGTCGCCGAGACCGGCTACTCGCGGTTCCCCGTGCGCATGTCCGATGGCTCCATCTCCGGTTACGTGCACGTCAAGGATGTGCTCGACCAGGTCGACGCCGACCCGGCCACCCGGCTGCCCGCGTCGCGGGTGCGCGGGCTGCCGCAGGTGCCCGCGGACTCGCGGGTCGACGAGGCGCTCAGCGCGCTGCGGCGGGCGCACAGCCACCTGGCCACGGCGGTGGCCGCGGACCGCACGGTGCTCGGCGTGGTCGCGCTGGAGGACCTTGTCGAGGAGTACGTGGGCACCGTGCGCGACGGGACGCACATCGCCAACGGTGGCTGA
- the egtA gene encoding ergothioneine biosynthesis glutamate--cysteine ligase EgtA gives MCFKHGPPNLVGVELEWTVHHRDDPRRRLDSDHLAAALGPHTPTTLRPDSPHLALPAGSPLSLEPGGQVEISSLPASDFGQLLDAVIADHHYLADRLDQAGLVLGAWGADPFRTPRRVLDTPRYAAMERAFAPIGPDGIAMMCATAGLQVCVDVGEAADTPARWAAITSLGPVMLALFANSPHLAGELTGWASTRARSVFGTDPSRSRPLPLTDDPVGTWVQHVLDTPLLCVRRPGQSWDAPPGVTFADWIAGALPEPPTTADLDYHISTLFPPVRPQGYFEVRYLDAQDGAGWITPAALVAALTADPATVDAVAAACAPVADRWVVAARHGLADRRLAAAARAVIDIGLRAVADLGLVPEYARLVTGELERLTDTTTGRTS, from the coding sequence GTGTGTTTCAAACATGGCCCACCGAACCTGGTGGGAGTCGAGCTGGAGTGGACGGTCCATCACCGTGACGATCCCCGGCGGCGTCTCGACTCCGACCATCTCGCCGCCGCTCTCGGCCCACATACCCCGACGACGTTAAGACCCGACAGTCCCCACCTCGCACTTCCGGCGGGTTCGCCGCTCTCCTTGGAGCCTGGCGGCCAAGTCGAGATCTCCTCCCTTCCGGCCTCCGATTTCGGGCAGTTGCTCGACGCGGTCATCGCCGACCACCACTATCTCGCCGACCGGCTCGATCAAGCGGGCCTGGTCCTGGGTGCCTGGGGCGCCGATCCCTTCCGGACTCCACGTCGAGTCCTCGACACTCCCCGCTACGCGGCCATGGAGCGCGCGTTCGCGCCCATCGGGCCCGACGGGATCGCCATGATGTGCGCGACCGCGGGCCTGCAGGTCTGCGTCGACGTGGGCGAGGCCGCCGACACCCCGGCCCGCTGGGCGGCGATCACGTCGCTGGGGCCGGTGATGCTCGCGCTGTTCGCGAACTCGCCGCACCTCGCGGGCGAGCTCACCGGCTGGGCCTCGACCAGGGCCCGCAGCGTGTTCGGCACCGACCCGTCGCGCAGCCGCCCGCTCCCGCTGACCGACGACCCGGTGGGCACGTGGGTCCAGCATGTCCTCGACACCCCGCTGCTCTGCGTGCGAAGACCAGGCCAGAGCTGGGACGCACCCCCGGGAGTCACCTTCGCCGACTGGATCGCCGGGGCCCTGCCCGAACCGCCCACCACCGCCGATCTCGACTACCACATCTCGACGCTGTTCCCGCCGGTCCGCCCGCAGGGCTACTTCGAGGTGCGCTACCTCGACGCCCAGGACGGCGCGGGCTGGATCACCCCGGCGGCCCTGGTGGCCGCGCTGACCGCCGACCCGGCCACGGTCGACGCGGTCGCGGCGGCCTGCGCGCCGGTCGCCGACCGCTGGGTCGTCGCGGCCCGGCACGGACTGGCCGACCGGCGGCTCGCCGCCGCCGCCCGGGCGGTAATCGACATCGGGCTGCGCGCGGTGGCGGACCTGGGCTTGGTGCCCGAGTACGCCCGGCTGGTCACCGGGGAACTGGAACGGCTGACCGACACGACCACTGGGAGGACCTCGTGA
- a CDS encoding sulfite exporter TauE/SafE family protein: MTLGLLIAGLVLLVGAAVQGTIGFGLNLIAGPILALIDPMLVPVPVLFAGTALSAMLIFREHGSVEWKNVGWAMVGRLPGNGLGLIALATLPVAGFTALIGVSVLVCVGLSVITWKPRPTVPTLLVAGTASGAFGTMASIGGPPIALVYQNQSGPTIRSTLSAFFLVASISSLAMLAVAGHVEQRHLVAAAFLIPFLACGALISNPLRKHVEGPRLRVGVLVVAALSALLLIGKSVF, encoded by the coding sequence TTGACACTCGGACTGCTGATCGCGGGCCTGGTCTTGTTGGTCGGCGCGGCCGTGCAGGGCACGATCGGCTTCGGCCTGAACCTGATCGCCGGACCGATCCTGGCGCTGATCGACCCGATGCTCGTCCCGGTGCCGGTGCTGTTCGCCGGGACCGCGCTGTCGGCGATGCTGATCTTCCGTGAGCACGGTTCGGTCGAGTGGAAGAACGTCGGCTGGGCGATGGTGGGGCGGCTGCCCGGCAACGGGCTCGGCCTGATCGCCTTGGCGACGCTGCCGGTGGCGGGCTTCACCGCGCTGATCGGGGTGAGCGTGCTGGTGTGCGTGGGCCTGTCGGTGATCACGTGGAAACCGCGGCCGACCGTCCCCACCCTGCTCGTCGCGGGCACCGCGTCGGGCGCTTTCGGCACCATGGCGTCGATCGGCGGCCCACCGATCGCGCTGGTGTACCAGAACCAGTCAGGCCCGACGATCCGCTCGACCCTGAGCGCCTTCTTCCTGGTCGCCTCGATCTCTTCCCTGGCGATGCTCGCGGTGGCGGGCCATGTCGAACAGCGACACCTGGTGGCCGCCGCTTTCCTGATCCCGTTCCTGGCCTGCGGCGCCCTGATCTCCAACCCGCTCCGCAAGCACGTCGAGGGACCTCGACTGCGAGTCGGCGTCCTCGTGGTCGCGGCGCTGAGCGCGCTGCTGCTGATCGGGAAGAGCGTCTTTTAG
- a CDS encoding TetR/AcrR family transcriptional regulator, which yields MPRVSQDHLDARRRQILDGARSCFARHGYEGATVRRLEEATGLSRGAIFHHFRDKESLFLALAEDDVLRMTEVVAEQGLVQVMRDLLSTPAGSGDSPADWLATRLEVSRRLRTDPEFRARWAERSEPLTIATRERLLRKREAGNLRDDIDIGVLTAFLELVLEGLVSHLAMGLPADDLDPVLDLVEETVRRHRRTT from the coding sequence GTGCCCCGCGTGAGCCAAGACCACCTCGACGCGCGCCGCCGTCAGATCCTCGACGGGGCGCGGTCCTGCTTCGCGCGCCACGGATACGAGGGCGCGACCGTGCGCCGCCTAGAAGAGGCTACCGGTTTGTCGCGCGGCGCGATCTTCCACCACTTCCGCGACAAGGAGTCGCTTTTCCTCGCGCTGGCCGAGGACGACGTGCTGCGGATGACCGAGGTGGTCGCCGAGCAGGGTCTCGTCCAGGTGATGCGTGACCTGCTGTCGACCCCCGCGGGCAGCGGCGACAGCCCGGCCGACTGGCTGGCCACCCGACTGGAGGTCTCGCGCAGGCTGCGGACCGATCCGGAGTTCCGCGCCCGCTGGGCCGAGCGCTCCGAGCCGCTGACCATCGCCACCCGCGAGCGCCTGCTGCGCAAGCGTGAGGCGGGCAATCTGCGCGACGACATCGACATCGGCGTGCTGACCGCGTTCCTCGAACTCGTCCTCGAGGGTCTAGTCTCGCACCTGGCGATGGGCCTGCCCGCCGACGACCTCGACCCGGTCCTCGACCTCGTCGAGGAGACCGTCCGCCGACACCGCCGGACCACCTGA
- the egtB gene encoding ergothioneine biosynthesis protein EgtB encodes MTSTEDLRGKVADALRRSRERSTTLTESVDDDELVRQHSKLMSPLVWDLAHIGNQEELWLVRDVGGREPVREDIDHLYDAFQHARADRPALPLLSPAETRGYVREVREKVLDVLERVPLEGARLVDQGFAFGMIVQHEQQHDETMLATHQLRVGAPVLHAPDPAPATRPARREVLVPAGEFTMGTSTEPWALDNERPAFRRQVDAFFIDTVPVSNGDYLAFIDAGGYDDERWWSAEGWTFRKQANLVAPRFWKRDGDGWVRTRFGVVERIPVDEPVVHVSFHEAAAYAKWAGRRLPTEAEWEKAARFDPATGRSRRYPWGDEDPGPEHANLGQRHLRPAPVGSYPAGESALGVRQLIGDVWEWCDSGFEAYPGFAAFPYREYSEVFFGGDYKMLRGGSFGTDKAAVRGTFRNWDHPIRRQIFAGFRCARDVLPDEAR; translated from the coding sequence GTGACCAGCACGGAGGACCTGCGCGGCAAGGTCGCCGACGCGCTGCGGCGATCACGTGAGCGCAGCACCACGCTGACAGAGTCCGTCGACGACGACGAGTTGGTCCGCCAGCACTCGAAGCTGATGTCGCCGCTGGTCTGGGACCTCGCGCACATAGGCAACCAGGAGGAGCTCTGGCTGGTGCGCGACGTAGGCGGCCGCGAACCGGTGCGCGAGGACATCGACCACCTCTACGACGCCTTCCAGCACGCCAGGGCCGACCGGCCCGCGCTGCCGCTGCTCTCGCCCGCCGAGACCCGCGGGTATGTGCGCGAGGTGCGCGAGAAGGTGCTCGACGTGCTCGAGCGCGTTCCTTTGGAAGGCGCGCGGCTCGTCGACCAGGGCTTCGCCTTCGGGATGATCGTTCAGCACGAGCAGCAGCACGACGAGACCATGCTGGCCACCCACCAACTCCGCGTCGGCGCGCCGGTCCTGCACGCGCCGGACCCGGCCCCCGCGACCAGGCCCGCGCGCCGGGAGGTGCTGGTGCCGGCGGGCGAGTTCACCATGGGCACCTCGACGGAGCCGTGGGCGCTGGACAACGAGCGGCCCGCGTTCCGCCGCCAGGTCGACGCGTTCTTCATCGACACGGTCCCGGTCAGCAACGGCGACTACCTGGCGTTCATCGACGCGGGCGGCTACGACGACGAGCGCTGGTGGAGTGCCGAGGGCTGGACGTTCCGCAAGCAGGCCAACCTGGTCGCGCCCCGGTTCTGGAAGCGCGACGGCGACGGCTGGGTGCGCACGCGGTTCGGTGTGGTGGAACGGATTCCGGTCGACGAGCCGGTGGTGCACGTCAGCTTCCACGAGGCCGCCGCGTACGCGAAGTGGGCGGGCAGGCGGCTGCCGACCGAGGCGGAGTGGGAGAAGGCCGCCCGGTTCGACCCGGCCACCGGCCGGTCGCGCCGGTACCCGTGGGGCGACGAGGATCCAGGCCCGGAGCACGCGAACCTGGGTCAGCGGCACCTGCGGCCCGCGCCGGTCGGGTCGTACCCGGCGGGTGAGTCGGCGCTGGGTGTGCGTCAGCTCATCGGCGACGTCTGGGAGTGGTGCGACTCCGGTTTCGAGGCCTATCCGGGGTTCGCGGCGTTCCCGTATCGGGAGTACTCCGAGGTGTTCTTCGGCGGCGACTACAAGATGCTGCGCGGCGGGTCGTTCGGCACGGACAAGGCGGCCGTGCGCGGGACGTTCCGCAACTGGGACCACCCGATCCGTCGGCAGATCTTCGCCGGCTTCAGATGCGCCCGCGACGTGCTCCCGGATGAGGCGCGGTAG